CCGCGGGGATCGGGCTGGGGCGGAAGCGCCGGATCGACCGCTGGGTGAAGATCGCCTCGCCGATCGGCATCACGAGCCGCTGGTAGTCCACGCTGGGCATGCGGTTCCTCCTGTCGTTCAGCACTGGCACGGATCGCCTGGCTCCCGGAACTCCCCGCCGCGCAGGAGCGTAAGGCGGGGACGACGGACCTGTCAAGGCCCGGGGCACTCGAGCCAGCCCGGGGCGTTCAGCATGACTTCCCCGGCAATCGGCTGGGCAGTGACGCGGGCGTTGAAAGGTCGGCCTTATCTTCCGGCGCCGAGCTTCCGGCGCCAGGTTTCCAGCCGCGGCTCCCACCAGAACCGGCCCTCGACGCGGATCTTCACCAGGCTGCCCGGCGGGAGCTCCTTCGAGAGGGCGAGCGTCAGGCCCTTGACGACGAGCGTGTGGTCGGTGAACGGGTGGACGAAGACGGACAGTTCGGGAACGCGCTCGCCGCTGCGCTGGAGGATCACCCCCGCGGCAAGCTCGTACGCGTCTCCCGGGCGAGGCTCCGGGAGCCCCGGGCCCGGAGAGCTGAAGGTCGTCTCCCTCACCCACAGGGCGCCGTCGCCTTCGACCTCGAACGTCCCCGAAACCCGCCCCTGGGTGACTGAGTGACGGTAGGAGAGGACGAAACTCTCGCCGGCGCGGACCTGAACGGCGAGGAGCTGCCGGTTCACCTTCGCATCCAGGACGGTGAGGACGGGCACCCGAACAAACAGCAGCGCCCCCGCCGGAAGGCCGA
The sequence above is drawn from the Candidatus Rokuibacteriota bacterium genome and encodes:
- a CDS encoding nitroreductase; this encodes MPSVDYQRLVMPIGEAIFTQRSIRRFRPSPIPA
- a CDS encoding DUF1850 domain-containing protein; translated protein: MSGRSRWLWRALVGGAILGLPAGALLFVRVPVLTVLDAKVNRQLLAVQVRAGESFVLSYRHSVTQGRVSGTFEVEGDGALWVRETTFSSPGPGLPEPRPGDAYELAAGVILQRSGERVPELSVFVHPFTDHTLVVKGLTLALSKELPPGSLVKIRVEGRFWWEPRLETWRRKLGAGR